A single window of Cydia strobilella chromosome 18, ilCydStro3.1, whole genome shotgun sequence DNA harbors:
- the LOC134749679 gene encoding uncharacterized protein LOC134749679 yields MSTEELRQQLADLQSRNEALQAQLQGHQAHPEPTPTPTTGDKVCKVSVKLPPFWADKPKVWFAQAECQFHVAGIKSDMTKFSHVISIIDQKLIGEIEDLVLDPPKEDKYETLKKELIRRLAVSEQERVERLVSEEELGDNKPSTFLRRLRSLAGTTKDEVLLRQLWMRRLPNNVQAILAAHTDLSLEKLAELADNIIEVSPGPSKVNKIDNSCPPSEMASLKECIEQLSMQNQKPKWIPGISKMLVP; encoded by the exons ATGTCGACAGAGGAACTCAGGCAACAGCTGGCAGACCTGCAGAGCAGGAATGAAGCACTACAAGCTCAGCTGCAGGGACATCAAGCACACCCTGAACCCACACCTACACCTACCACTGGAGATAAGGTGTGCAAAGTATCTGTAAAATTACCGCCGTTCTGGGCAGACAAACCTAAAGTATGGTTTGCCCAAGCGGAGTGCCAATTTCATGTTGCAGGAATAAAGAGTGATATGACTAAATTCAGTCATGTGATTAGTATTATAGACCAAAAGCTGATTGGAGAGATTGAAGACCTGGTATTAGATCCACCTAAAGAAGACAAAtatgaaactttaaaaaaagagtTGATTCGACGACTGGCTGTATCAGAGCAGGAAAGAGTAGAGAGGCTAGTTAGTGAGGAAGAACTCGGTGACAACAAGCCTTCTACTTTCCTCAGACGGCTCCGCTCTCTTGCAGGGACAACAAAGGATGAAGTCCTCCTGCGGCAGCTTTGGATGAGGCGCTTACCAAACAATGTTCAGGCTATCCTTGCTGCGCACACTGACCTTTCCCTAGAAAAGCTAGCGGAGTTGGCTGACAATATAATTGAGGTGTCACCAGGCCCCTCAAAAGTCAACAAAATTGACAATAGCTGTCCACCAAGCGAGATGGCCTCGCTCAAAGAGTGCATTGAACAACTGTCCATGCAA AACCAGAAGCCGAAATGGATCCCCGGCATCTCGAAGATGCTGGTACCATAG
- the LOC134749574 gene encoding cuticle protein 3-like, whose translation MKSIILAAVLTVAMAQGPYRFQPSYQAHQQQAYQQQAYQHRPRSYEGNAQILRSDAEVNDRGFHYAFETDNGIQAEESGQEANGIQAQGSYSYTGDDGQLYQVRYTADANGFQAQGAHLPTPPPVPEAIARALAENARDEANGIFDDGSYHESNSGVAAARTFPSLPRYTPPQTRRYF comes from the exons ATCATCCTAGCAGCGGTCCTCACGGTAGCCATGGCTCAAGGCCCCTACCGCTTCCAGCCCAGCTACCAAGCCCACCAGCAGCAGGCCTACCAGCAGCAGGCCTACCAGCATAGACCAAGGTCGTATGAGGGCAACGCACAAATCCTGAGGTCTGATGCTGAGGTCAACGATAGAGGATTCCATTACGCATTTGAGACAGACAATG GTATCCAAGCTGAAGAGTCAGGCCAAGAAGCGAACGGCATCCAAGCACAAGGCAGCTACTCATACACCGGCGACGACGGTCAGCTGTACCAAGTCCGGTACACCGCTGACGCCAACGGTTTCCAGGCCCAGGGGGCTCATCTGCCCACCCCACCGCCTGTTCCTGAAGCTATCGCCAGGGCGCTAGCTGAGAATGCCAGGGATGAAGCTAACGGGATCTTTGATGATG GCAGCTACCACGAGAGCAACTCCGGAGTCGCCGCGGCTCGCACCTTCCCCTCCCTCCCTCGGTACACCCCCCCTCAGACCCGCCGCTACTTCTGA